The nucleotide sequence GGTGCTGCGGCAGCGCCACCACGTCCGCGAACTGTGCGGCGGCGAGCCCGGCGCCACCAGCAACAACCGCATGGAACTGACCGCCCCGATCATGGCGCTCGAGGCGCTCACCCGGCCCGGCGTCGTGGTGCACCTGTACACCGACAGCACCTACGTCCGCAACGGCATCACGAAGTGGGTGAACGGCTGGGAGCGCAACGGGTGGCTGACCGCCGCCAAGCAACCCGTGAAGAACGTCGACCTGTGGCAGCGCCTGCAGACGGCCTGCGCCCGGCACCACGTCGAGTGGTTCTGGGTCAAGGGGCACTCGGGCGTCGCCGACAACGAACTCGCCGACCAGCTCGCGACGCGCGGACTGCACGAGGCGCTCGGCGCCTCGCGCTGAAGCGCGGGACGCTACCGACGCCCGGCATCCCGATCGTCCGTAGGATCGACCGATGGCACGTCCGCCCGTGTTCGACCGTGCACAGGCCTTGGTGAGGGCCTTGCACCTGTTCTGGGAGAAGGGGTACGAGCGCACGACCGTGCGCGACCTCACCCAGGTCATGGAGATCTCGGCGCCGAGTCTCTACAACGCCTTCGGCGGCAAGCAGCAGCTCTTCGACGAGGCCGTGGCCGCCTACACGAATTCACCGAGCCGCGTCGTCCCGCCCGGTCTCGGTGAACGGACGTCGCGTGCGGTGTTCGCCAAGATCCTGGAGATCGCCGTCCGCGAGTACAGCAGCGACGTCCAACCCCGCGGCTGCTTCGTCATCTCCGATCCCGTGCTGCGGGAGGAACGCCAGCTGGGGCGCAACGCGATTCGGGAGCGCCTGCAGCAGGCGCACGACGACGGGGACCTTCCCGCCGACGCGGACGTGGCGGCCCTGACCGACTACATCGACATCGTGTTGCGCGGCCTGTCATCGGTGGCGCGCGACGGTGCCGACGCCGACGCGATGCAGGCCGCAGCGGACGTGGCGCTGCGCGCGTGGCCGGCACGGCCGCGCCGTAGGTGACCGAGGATCGTCGCCCGGGTTGCCGCGAGGACCCCGGTCGTGTTTTATCTACTCTGTTACAAAACTCCGTCGGAGAGGTGCAGGTCACCCATCCCCAGGAACGAAGGAGAGCCCGTGCCCTCACCCATCGCACAGCTGATGCACGACAACCTGATGGCGGTCTTCGACGAACGCGACGACGCGAGGCGCCGCGCGGCCATCCGCGAGACGTACGCCGCCGACGTGCGGTGGACCGACGCCGAAGGGGTCACCACGGGCACTGACGGCTTGGAGGCAAAGTGCGTCGCCCTGCAGTCCGGTCTCGGAGCGCTTCGGTTCGAGCCGGTCGGTTCGGTTCACGAACTGCCTGGCTTCGGCTACCTCGCGTGGCGGCTCGTCGATCCCGACGGCGGCGTCCCGATGACGGGTTTCGACGCCGCCGTCGTTGCCGGCAAAGTGATCACGGACCTGTGGACCGTCCTGATCCCGCCGGCGTCGTGACGACCTCTGCCGCAGCAGACGTCGTCCGCCGCAACGTCGACGCCGTGCAGAACGGCGGCGACCTCGCGGCCTGAGCGCCTGACCGGCAGCAGGTAAGGGTCGTTCGATCCGCCGCATCAGGGGAAGGCAGGCGCGACGAAGCGACGGATCGCCTCCCGTTCGTCGCCGTGCTCTGCCATCGGCCACTGGGCGAAGGACATCACGACCCGGACGATCCACTGCGCAGCTGCCGGGTCGTCCTCGGTCACGCCGGTGAGTTCGGCTGCCAGGTGCCCGAGCAGTGGTGAAGCGTGCAACTCGGCGAGGTTGGCGGAGTTGTGCGGCCGAAAGATCATCGAACGCAACGGGTTCGATCGTATGCGGTCCAGCGCCACGACGACCGCCGTGACCACCCGCTCCGTGCCGCCCATCCCGTTCACCGCGCGACGCACGTCGTCGACGACCGCCGCGGCCAGTCGCAGCAGGACGGCGTCGCGAATCTCCTTCTTTCCGCCGGCGTAGCGGTAGACGGTGGCGCGCGAGCAGTGCACGTGCGCAGCCAACGTGTCCACGTCGAACGCGTCGAGACCGTGACGAAGGATGAGTTCGGTGGCGGCGTCGAGGATCCGTTCGGTGCCCGCTCGGCGTCGATCCGTTCCCATCACCCAGTCCATGCGCCCACCTCCCGATCTCGCTCGACGATCTTCTCAGCTCTGAGACGATGTTTCCACGGCGTAGCGACGTCACCCCAGGTCAGACGCACTCACTGAGACGCTGGTGCCGTGTCCGTCATCGAACGCGTTGCGACTTCTCCCGGCGCCGTTGACGGACCACCGGACGCCGCCGCACCTTGGGTCCATGACCTCGTGTGACGGAGAGCTCGGGCTGGCCCTCTTCGACGACGCCAACATCCAACATCCGTACGAGCTCTACGCGCGCATGCACGACACCGGCCCCGTACACCGGATCGGCACGTCGACGTTCTACGCCGTCAGTGGTCGCGCGGCGGTCGACGAGGCGGTGTCGCGGTGCGCCGACTTCTCCTCGAATCTGACGGCGACGATGACGTATCAGCCCGGGGTCGGCGTGTCCCCGTTTCCCGTCGCCGACCTCGGCTCCCCCATTCACGCGCTCGCCACGGCCGACGACCCGTTGCACTCCGTCCACCGGAAGGCGTTGCTGCCGCATCTGAGTCCGCGCCGTGTCCGGTCGTTCGAACCCCTCGTCGCCCAGACCTACGAGCGACTCTGGGCGCCCGGTGCTGACGGAACGCTCGAGTGGATGACCATCGCGAACGCCCTGCCGATGATGATCGTCGCGCGCATCATCGGCGTACCCGACGACGACGTCGAACGCCTCACGCGGTGGGGGTATTCGGCGACCCAGGTCGTCGAGGGTCTGGTGACCCCGAGCGATCTCGAGGCGGCCGGCGCCGCCGTCATGGAACTCGGTGCGTACGTCACCGAGCGGTTCGCCCTCGCTGCCGCCGATCCGGGCGACGACCTGCTCGGCGACCTCGCCGGCGCGTGCGCCGGCGGCGACATCGACGATGTCGCGGCACTGACCATGATGATCACGTTGTTCAGCGCCGGCGGTGAGTCGACGGCGTCACTTCTCGGATCGGCCGCATGGATCCTCGCGACGCATCGCGACGTGCACGACGCGGTCCGCTCCGATCCCGAACTGATCGGCCCCTTCCTGGAGGAGGTGCTCCGCGTCGAGCCGCCGTTCCGCGGGCACTATCGGCACGTCGTCGCCGACACCACCCTGTGCGGTGTCGACCTGCCTGCCGGCGCACGACTGCTGCTGCTGTGGGGCGCCGCCAACCGGGATCCCAGCCACGTCGACGATCCGGCGGAGTTCCGCCTCGACCGGCCGGCGAGAACGGGTCACATCGCATTTGGCCGGGGCGTGCACTTCTGCGTCGGTGCTGCGCTGGCCCGGCTGGAGGCTCGCGTCGTCATCGGCGGCCTGCTCGAACGCAGCGCACGCATCGATGCGGTGCGGGTCGGCCGGTGGCTGCCGAGCCTGCTCGTCCGGCGGCTCGACGACCTACGCCTGGCCGTGTCGTGAGCACTGGGACGACGGCCTACTCCCAGACCACCTCGGCCGGCGTCTTGTCGTCGCGCAGCCCACGCCAACTCGGTTGTCGCAGGCGGCCATCGGAGGTGCGCTCGCTGTAGCGGACCTCGCCCACCAGCTCGGGCCGGACGAACGTCACGCCCTTGGCGTCGGGGCCGGTGAGCCGCTTCGTAAAGGGCGATGCGTCGGTGTGCAACGGTGCGAGGGTCTTCTTGAGATTGGCCAGGTCCTTGTCGGTGAAGCCGGTGCCCACGCGGCCCGCGAACTGCAGCCCGCCGCCGTCGGGGTCGGGAACGCCGACGAGCAACGCACCGATGCCGCTGCTGCGGCCGCCTTCCCCGGCGCGCCAGCCGCCGATCACGACCTCCTGGGTGAGCCACAGCTTGTCCTTGATCCACGACGACGACCGCCGCCCCGCCTGGTAGGTCGAGTCGCGTCGCTTGGCGACGACGCCCTCCCACCGGTTCGCCCGTGCGTGCGCCATGGCCTCCGGACCGTCGCCCGGCAACTGCTCGGGGACGATCAGCCCGCCGCCGTCGGCGAGCGCCTCGAGGATGCGCCTCCGGTCGGAGTACTTGGCGCGCATCAGGGATCGGCCGTCGAGCGCCAGCACGTCGAACGCCCAGAACTCGATGCGCGTGCTCCGGGCGCGGTTCTGCATCAGCCCGAAGTTCGGTACCCCGTCCTCGTCGAGCGCGACCACCTCCCCATCGAGCACCACGTGGTGGTCGGCGAGGTCGGCGGCCAGGGCCCGCAGCGCCGGATACTCGTGCGTGACGTCGCGGCCGCTGCGCGAACGCAGTTGCAACGCACCGTGATCGGCGTCGACGAGCAGACGGTAGCCGTCCCACTTGCCCTCGAACGCCCATACTGCACGAGTCAGCTTCGCCACCGAGCCGTGCGTGGCGAGCATCGGCGCCATGTCCTTCTCGGTGAGGGTGTGCTGCTCCTTCATCCGGTGCGCCAGCCAGTTCTTGCCGCCGGTCTGGATCAGTGCGTAGCGGCCGCTGACCTTCGAGCCGGTGAGCGTGACGATCACCTCGCCGCCCTTGTCCGGACCGTCCGGTGGGTGGTCGTTGAACTTCTCCGCCTCGTAGGTGCCGGTGTCCCAGATGAAGACCTCACCGCCGCCGTACTCGCCCTTGGGGATCGTGCCGGCGAAGGTCGCGTACTCCAGAGGGTGGTCCTCGGTGTGCACGGCCAAGTGGTTGACCGCCGGGGTGTCGGGCAGGTTCTTCGGGATGGCCCACGACACCAGGACGCCTCCGCGCTCCAGCCGGAAGTCGTAGTGCAACCGGCGTGCGTGGTGTTCCTGGATGACGAACGTGTCGTCGTTGCCGAGCGCGGGCGCCTTCTGCGGTACCGGCTCGGGGGTCTTGCTGGCGTCGCGCATCGTGCGGTACGTCGTCAGCTTGTCCGCCAACGGGACTCGCTCGTCGAGCCCGTCGAGCAGGTCGCCGTGGCTCGCGACGCGCTCGAGCACCTCGTCGAAGCGCAGGTGTCGCAGTCCCGGGTCTTCGATCTCCTCCCAGGTGCGCGGCGCCGCCACGGTCGGCTGATCGCGCCCGCGCAGCGAGTACGGCGCGATGGTGGTCTTCGCGGCGCTGTTTTGGCTCCAGTCGAGGAAGACCTTGCCGGCGCGCAGGCTCTTGGTCATCGTCGCGGTGACGCGCTTCGGCATGCTCTTCTCGAGCTGCTGGGCGATGCGCTTCGCCAGCACCGAGGCGCCCTGGGAACTCACCGGCTCGGCCAGCGGGACGTACAGGTGCAGGCCCTTGCTGCCGCTCGTCAGGGGGTACGCCGTCAGCCCGATGTCCTCGACGTAGCTGCGCACCTCGTGCGCCACCTCGCAGAGCTGGCGGAAGGTGACGCCCTCGCCGGGGTCGAGGTCGAAGACGATGCGCGTGGCAGGCCCGGGGTCGAGCCGGTCACCCTGGGCGACGAACCGCCACTGCGGCACGTGGACCTCGAGCGACGCCTGCTGCGCGATCCAGGCGAGACCCTCCCGGCTGTCGATCAGGGGGTAGGTGGTGGTGCCGCTGCGGTGGGTCACCGAGCCGCGCGCCATCCAGTCCGGCGCCGACGACGCCAGCTGCTTCTCGAAGAAATCGGGCTCGCCGACGCCGTTGGGCCAGCGCTTGCGGGTGACGGGCCGTCCGGCGATGTGCGGCACCATCACGTCGGCGATCTGCACGTAGTAGTCGAAGATCTCCGCCTTGGTGGTGCCCGCGGCGGGATACAGCACCTTGTCGGGGTTGGTCAGCTTCACCCGCCCGCAGCGATCCACCATGCCACGCTATTACCCGCTGTACCGTTGACCTAGTGACTCTCGGGTGGGCTTCCCGATGCGCCGCGTGCGCCGCGACGTGCGCGGCCGCCGCGGCGATTCTCGCGGCGGCGCCGCCGGCTGCCGCCGATCCCCAGGACCTGGTGCCGTACTGCTCGGGCGACCAGACGCCGATGGACTCCGCCTGCCGCGTTGCGCCCTCGCAGGTGTTCACCCACCCCGAGTCGGGCAGGTCCGGCGTCAGCCCC is from Mycolicibacterium grossiae and encodes:
- the rnhA gene encoding ribonuclease HI; the encoded protein is MHEAGEDPVVIHTDGGCRPNPGPGGWGAVLRQRHHVRELCGGEPGATSNNRMELTAPIMALEALTRPGVVVHLYTDSTYVRNGITKWVNGWERNGWLTAAKQPVKNVDLWQRLQTACARHHVEWFWVKGHSGVADNELADQLATRGLHEALGASR
- a CDS encoding cytochrome P450 — its product is MTSCDGELGLALFDDANIQHPYELYARMHDTGPVHRIGTSTFYAVSGRAAVDEAVSRCADFSSNLTATMTYQPGVGVSPFPVADLGSPIHALATADDPLHSVHRKALLPHLSPRRVRSFEPLVAQTYERLWAPGADGTLEWMTIANALPMMIVARIIGVPDDDVERLTRWGYSATQVVEGLVTPSDLEAAGAAVMELGAYVTERFALAAADPGDDLLGDLAGACAGGDIDDVAALTMMITLFSAGGESTASLLGSAAWILATHRDVHDAVRSDPELIGPFLEEVLRVEPPFRGHYRHVVADTTLCGVDLPAGARLLLLWGAANRDPSHVDDPAEFRLDRPARTGHIAFGRGVHFCVGAALARLEARVVIGGLLERSARIDAVRVGRWLPSLLVRRLDDLRLAVS
- a CDS encoding TetR/AcrR family transcriptional regulator codes for the protein MARPPVFDRAQALVRALHLFWEKGYERTTVRDLTQVMEISAPSLYNAFGGKQQLFDEAVAAYTNSPSRVVPPGLGERTSRAVFAKILEIAVREYSSDVQPRGCFVISDPVLREERQLGRNAIRERLQQAHDDGDLPADADVAALTDYIDIVLRGLSSVARDGADADAMQAAADVALRAWPARPRRR
- a CDS encoding TetR/AcrR family transcriptional regulator yields the protein MDWVMGTDRRRAGTERILDAATELILRHGLDAFDVDTLAAHVHCSRATVYRYAGGKKEIRDAVLLRLAAAVVDDVRRAVNGMGGTERVVTAVVVALDRIRSNPLRSMIFRPHNSANLAELHASPLLGHLAAELTGVTEDDPAAAQWIVRVVMSFAQWPMAEHGDEREAIRRFVAPAFP
- a CDS encoding ATP-dependent DNA ligase, whose product is MVDRCGRVKLTNPDKVLYPAAGTTKAEIFDYYVQIADVMVPHIAGRPVTRKRWPNGVGEPDFFEKQLASSAPDWMARGSVTHRSGTTTYPLIDSREGLAWIAQQASLEVHVPQWRFVAQGDRLDPGPATRIVFDLDPGEGVTFRQLCEVAHEVRSYVEDIGLTAYPLTSGSKGLHLYVPLAEPVSSQGASVLAKRIAQQLEKSMPKRVTATMTKSLRAGKVFLDWSQNSAAKTTIAPYSLRGRDQPTVAAPRTWEEIEDPGLRHLRFDEVLERVASHGDLLDGLDERVPLADKLTTYRTMRDASKTPEPVPQKAPALGNDDTFVIQEHHARRLHYDFRLERGGVLVSWAIPKNLPDTPAVNHLAVHTEDHPLEYATFAGTIPKGEYGGGEVFIWDTGTYEAEKFNDHPPDGPDKGGEVIVTLTGSKVSGRYALIQTGGKNWLAHRMKEQHTLTEKDMAPMLATHGSVAKLTRAVWAFEGKWDGYRLLVDADHGALQLRSRSGRDVTHEYPALRALAADLADHHVVLDGEVVALDEDGVPNFGLMQNRARSTRIEFWAFDVLALDGRSLMRAKYSDRRRILEALADGGGLIVPEQLPGDGPEAMAHARANRWEGVVAKRRDSTYQAGRRSSSWIKDKLWLTQEVVIGGWRAGEGGRSSGIGALLVGVPDPDGGGLQFAGRVGTGFTDKDLANLKKTLAPLHTDASPFTKRLTGPDAKGVTFVRPELVGEVRYSERTSDGRLRQPSWRGLRDDKTPAEVVWE